From one candidate division WOR-3 bacterium genomic stretch:
- a CDS encoding DUF2520 domain-containing protein, with amino-acid sequence MRIGLIGCGRVGVSITRLLKYNNQIVGMYDRNKGKQRQAVKLLNITNNPDYWKLIDQSEVLLIATPDDIIPQVCKKMIKSITGTKYVFHFSGSLPADIIPKKKNIHRASVHPFATFPKKPAAAGRQHFFLSIEGDPQAIRVARMIFHERHFTLRKIKKENKPIYHLIGVFSSNLLVGLVASINELAAKIGWRRQELEQMIIPMIEETTTNIKILGVQNSLSGPLRRGDVEVIRKHLRALRKDKNLLEIYKALSRTIVDTLIEGKQKRELKKLLR; translated from the coding sequence ATGCGCATTGGTCTTATTGGCTGCGGCCGGGTAGGCGTTTCGATCACCCGTTTGCTCAAGTACAATAACCAGATTGTTGGTATGTACGACAGAAACAAAGGAAAACAAAGACAAGCAGTCAAATTGCTCAACATAACCAACAACCCCGATTACTGGAAATTGATTGACCAAAGCGAAGTGCTTCTGATCGCCACGCCTGACGATATAATTCCTCAAGTATGCAAGAAGATGATAAAATCCATCACAGGGACCAAATATGTTTTTCATTTCAGTGGCAGCCTACCAGCAGATATAATACCCAAAAAAAAGAACATCCACCGCGCCTCTGTGCACCCTTTTGCCACCTTTCCCAAAAAACCCGCAGCCGCTGGAAGGCAACACTTCTTTCTTTCCATAGAGGGTGACCCGCAGGCCATACGTGTTGCACGCATGATTTTTCACGAGAGACATTTTACGCTCAGAAAGATCAAAAAAGAAAATAAGCCAATATACCATCTCATAGGCGTATTCTCCTCTAACTTGCTCGTTGGACTCGTTGCGTCAATCAATGAACTTGCTGCCAAGATCGGCTGGCGCCGGCAAGAACTCGAGCAAATGATCATCCCAATGATCGAAGAAACAACTACCAACATTAAGATTCTTGGTGTACAAAACTCCTTGAGCGGTCCACTCCGGCGCGGCGACGTTGAGGTGATAAGGAAACACCTCCGCGCCCTCAGAAAAGACAAGAATCTCCTTGAAATATACAAAGCCCTCTCAAGAACCATCGTCGACACCCTGATCGAAGGCAAACAGAAGCGAGAGCTGAAGAAACTGCTGCGCTAA
- the larB gene encoding nickel pincer cofactor biosynthesis protein LarB has product MKKEKIYIEPFADMGYAKIDLHRAKRKGFPEVVFCQGKTKKQILAIAAKIRRANDVVMLTRVNDNVGRALKRKFPKGKYSAKARIFHMGKLRKKTGLISVLTGGTADIPVAEEAAVTAEIMGSKVQRIYDVGVAGVHRLLAFRETIEKSRVLIVIAGMDGVLPSVAGGLFSKPIIAVPTSVGYGLNLQGITPLLTMLNSCAPGVAVVNIDNGFGAGYIASTINQL; this is encoded by the coding sequence ATGAAAAAAGAAAAGATCTATATCGAACCATTCGCCGACATGGGTTATGCAAAGATCGATCTGCATCGTGCGAAAAGAAAAGGTTTTCCAGAGGTTGTCTTTTGCCAGGGCAAGACAAAAAAGCAAATCCTTGCAATAGCTGCGAAGATACGCAGGGCGAATGATGTGGTGATGTTGACAAGAGTGAATGACAACGTAGGTAGAGCGTTGAAAAGAAAATTCCCAAAAGGCAAATACAGCGCCAAAGCACGGATTTTTCACATGGGAAAGTTGCGAAAGAAGACGGGATTGATATCGGTCCTGACCGGCGGAACGGCAGACATTCCCGTTGCCGAGGAAGCGGCGGTAACCGCTGAGATAATGGGCAGCAAGGTGCAGCGCATCTACGACGTTGGTGTCGCGGGTGTCCACCGCCTGCTGGCATTCCGTGAAACGATCGAGAAATCAAGAGTTTTAATCGTTATCGCGGGCATGGATGGTGTTCTGCCGTCGGTGGCTGGCGGATTATTCTCAAAACCTATCATCGCTGTGCCTACCAGCGTCGGATACGGCTTGAATCTTCAAGGCATAACCCCTCTGCTCACCATGCTCAATTCATGCGCGCCAGGGGTTGCGGTAGTCAACATCGATAACGGATTTGGCGCAGGCTACATCGCATCAACCATCAATCAGCTATGA
- a CDS encoding MTH938/NDUFAF3 family protein, which translates to MIEAYKFGEIKVRGKIYQNDVIIYPDHVNSQWWRKESHSLDIDDIREVIAAKPEVIVFGTGQPGLMKVTSKTVNTINDMDIETIIMPTEHACKEYNKIELQKKVIACIHLTC; encoded by the coding sequence GTGATTGAAGCATATAAGTTCGGTGAGATAAAAGTCCGCGGCAAGATTTATCAAAACGATGTCATAATCTATCCTGATCATGTTAATTCACAATGGTGGAGAAAAGAAAGCCATTCACTGGATATTGACGATATCAGGGAAGTTATCGCGGCAAAGCCCGAAGTCATTGTCTTCGGAACGGGTCAACCAGGTTTAATGAAGGTAACCAGCAAGACGGTAAACACAATAAATGATATGGATATCGAAACGATAATCATGCCAACTGAGCATGCATGTAAGGAATACAACAAAATAGAACTGCAGAAGAAAGTTATTGCCTGTATACATCTCACATGCTAA
- a CDS encoding sigma-70 family RNA polymerase sigma factor, protein MKSARSTRTKQSRRIPDKKTGSNGVNSFVEKLSKYRQLSDIELVQLVKGGEPEPFDELVRRHSVKIHDLCYKILRNYDDARDMAQETFIKAYRKIKKFDGRSKFSTWLYRIAVNNCLNYLKKQRPTEEIYEEMMSGGKDDPVERYRSKKLREMIYSAVEKLPTVQRAVFTLRTLEDMSYQEVSEILKKPISTVKVNHHLAVKNLRNHMKEII, encoded by the coding sequence ATGAAATCGGCTAGATCCACGCGGACAAAGCAAAGCAGAAGAATACCCGACAAAAAAACCGGGTCCAACGGGGTAAACTCCTTCGTCGAAAAGCTGTCTAAATATCGGCAGCTGAGCGATATTGAGCTTGTTCAGTTGGTCAAGGGTGGTGAACCGGAGCCTTTTGATGAACTGGTCCGGCGTCATAGTGTTAAGATACATGATCTTTGTTACAAAATATTGCGCAATTACGACGATGCTCGGGATATGGCTCAGGAAACATTCATAAAAGCGTATCGTAAAATAAAGAAATTTGACGGGCGATCCAAATTCTCGACCTGGCTATACCGAATCGCGGTCAACAATTGCTTGAACTATCTGAAGAAACAACGTCCGACCGAAGAAATATACGAAGAGATGATGAGCGGCGGCAAAGACGACCCGGTCGAACGATATAGGAGCAAGAAACTGAGAGAAATGATATATAGTGCAGTGGAAAAATTACCGACCGTGCAGAGAGCGGTCTTCACCCTGAGAACACTTGAGGATATGTCGTACCAGGAAGTGAGTGAAATATTGAAAAAACCTATTAGTACGGTGAAGGTCAATCACCATCTCGCTGTCAAGAATCTAAGGAATCACATGAAGGAAATAATATGA
- a CDS encoding orotate phosphoribosyltransferase, with the protein MDIEKLLRESMVLQEGHFLLNSGLHSKFYFQKFRILENPDATSRLCKIIVDKYAQDNIEWVIGPTTGGIIIAFEVARQLGVYSGFAEEREGKRVVGRGFEIRGRRVLLVDDVLTTGRSIVETLDAIRQMGGEVADVAVLIDRSVEELSFAPFSVYKKRVENFDPQKCPLCKSGIQLQKLGGV; encoded by the coding sequence ATGGATATCGAGAAATTACTTAGGGAATCAATGGTGTTGCAGGAGGGTCATTTCCTCCTCAACTCGGGATTGCACAGCAAATTCTATTTTCAAAAATTCAGAATATTGGAAAACCCTGATGCTACGTCCCGTTTGTGCAAAATCATCGTAGATAAATACGCACAAGACAACATCGAGTGGGTCATTGGTCCCACAACCGGAGGAATAATAATCGCATTCGAAGTCGCACGGCAATTGGGTGTATATTCGGGTTTTGCAGAGGAAAGAGAAGGCAAACGCGTTGTAGGCCGGGGTTTTGAGATCAGGGGCAGGCGTGTTCTCCTGGTCGATGATGTGCTGACTACCGGCAGATCGATAGTCGAGACGCTCGATGCGATCCGCCAGATGGGCGGGGAAGTTGCCGACGTTGCCGTGCTCATTGACCGTTCAGTTGAAGAACTTTCTTTTGCTCCGTTTTCAGTTTATAAAAAGAGGGTTGAGAATTTCGATCCCCAAAAATGCCCGTTGTGTAAGAGCGGTATACAGTTACAGAAATTGGGCGGTGTGTAG
- the amrB gene encoding AmmeMemoRadiSam system protein B produces the protein MAQNCEGKEFRASPHAGSWYPGDEAQLRQSIAGFMENARAKVHGEIFGLVSPHAGYIYSGPVAAFAYKTVHGMEFDDVIVIGPSHRHGFYGASVDTLAGRQTPLGKIDYDTDIAKKIIAADQSIGYEPAAHAAEHSVEIQMPFVQYSIKSFKAVEIIMGTQDRKTCESLSQAIVKATKGRKILIIASSDLSHYHSQTDAERLDNMVVEAMAKFDPELLYNRLKTDSCEACGGGPMITAMLVARQLGADKSKPLYYATSGDITGDRAQVVGYMAAAFYKEQEMKVGVDLGFSKKEKEKLKTIARETIEAVVRGKKTTTPTGITKKLKEPYGIFVTINKHGNLRGCIGRIIGDQPLYLSCQQMARAAALEDPRFPQVTEDELSDLEIEISILTPMRRVMNTDEIVVGRDGLYIRRGVYSGLLLPQVAAEYGWTVDEFLTQTCYKAGLSTDALKSKDTEIYRFSAEVF, from the coding sequence ATGGCACAGAACTGTGAAGGAAAAGAATTCCGCGCATCCCCGCATGCCGGGAGCTGGTACCCGGGCGATGAAGCGCAATTGAGGCAATCTATAGCCGGCTTCATGGAAAATGCCAGGGCTAAGGTGCATGGTGAGATATTCGGGTTAGTATCACCACATGCAGGATATATATATTCGGGCCCGGTTGCAGCATTTGCCTACAAAACCGTGCACGGCATGGAATTCGATGATGTAATCGTCATCGGCCCCAGCCACCGCCATGGGTTCTACGGCGCTTCGGTTGACACCTTAGCCGGACGGCAGACACCCTTAGGTAAGATCGATTACGACACTGACATCGCAAAAAAGATTATCGCTGCAGATCAGAGCATAGGCTACGAACCCGCTGCGCATGCTGCCGAGCACTCGGTAGAGATACAGATGCCCTTTGTCCAATACAGCATCAAAAGTTTCAAGGCAGTAGAGATCATCATGGGAACACAGGATCGCAAAACCTGCGAAAGCCTGAGCCAGGCAATCGTTAAAGCAACAAAAGGACGAAAGATACTGATCATTGCCAGCTCCGATCTCTCCCACTACCATTCGCAGACGGATGCAGAGCGTCTGGATAATATGGTCGTCGAAGCGATGGCTAAATTCGACCCCGAGCTGCTGTATAATAGACTCAAGACCGACAGCTGCGAAGCATGTGGAGGTGGTCCTATGATCACTGCTATGCTCGTAGCAAGGCAGCTGGGTGCAGACAAGTCAAAACCACTTTACTACGCTACAAGCGGTGATATCACGGGTGATCGCGCACAGGTAGTTGGTTACATGGCAGCCGCATTCTATAAAGAGCAGGAAATGAAAGTCGGAGTCGACCTCGGTTTCAGCAAAAAAGAAAAAGAGAAACTCAAGACTATTGCGCGTGAAACGATCGAGGCAGTAGTACGAGGAAAAAAGACTACTACGCCCACCGGGATAACCAAGAAACTGAAGGAGCCCTACGGGATATTCGTTACCATTAACAAACATGGCAACCTGCGCGGCTGCATTGGTCGCATCATCGGTGACCAACCATTGTATTTGTCCTGCCAGCAAATGGCACGCGCTGCGGCACTTGAAGATCCAAGATTCCCCCAGGTGACGGAAGACGAATTGAGTGATCTGGAAATAGAAATCTCCATACTAACACCAATGAGGAGAGTAATGAACACGGACGAAATAGTTGTCGGCCGCGACGGTCTTTACATCCGCAGGGGCGTGTACAGCGGCCTACTCCTACCCCAGGTGGCAGCAGAATACGGATGGACCGTCGACGAATTCCTTACCCAGACATGCTACAAAGCTGGCCTGTCCACTGACGCACTCAAGTCTAAGGATACTGAAATCTACCGATTTTCTGCAGAGGTCTTCTGA
- a CDS encoding MBL fold metallo-hydrolase: MDVTFVGAARTVTGSLHLFEYKKQKFLLECGVFQGHREEAERINSTFPFKPKDIKAVILSHAHIDHSGNLPNLARRGFTGPIFCTSATKDIASLLLLDSAKIQEYDFKYLNKKRAEKGLLPKEPLYTITDAENTIKQLHAVDYRNTFEPIPGVKVTLYDAGHILGSSVILVEAEGKRILFSGDLGRKNMPIIRDPVNVDTVDYMILESTYGGRQHESFDSMQQELKKIIEEAKKKRSKMVIPAFAVERTQLLVTILKNLYDEGCLKDVPVYVDSPLASNVTEVFRRHPECFDAETTKIFAEGDPFNFPNLHYVADAEESKSLNDKDGPMIIMSASGMCEGGRVTHHLIHTITDDRNIIVITGFQARGTLGRKILERMPKVTIFQDEFEVRAKTYFMGGLSAHADGDDLIEYVKAAQDSRLRKVFLVHGEIEESQALQQRIRELGLQADIPQSLTTVSI; encoded by the coding sequence ATGGACGTTACATTCGTTGGTGCTGCGCGTACAGTAACCGGTTCACTACACCTCTTCGAATATAAAAAACAAAAATTTCTGCTCGAGTGTGGTGTTTTCCAGGGGCATCGTGAAGAAGCGGAACGCATCAACAGCACTTTTCCTTTCAAACCCAAGGACATCAAAGCGGTAATACTCTCCCACGCCCACATCGACCATTCGGGGAATTTGCCAAATCTTGCGCGACGTGGCTTCACCGGGCCGATATTCTGCACGAGTGCCACCAAAGATATCGCATCGCTGCTCCTTTTGGATTCTGCAAAAATACAGGAGTATGACTTCAAATACCTGAACAAAAAACGCGCAGAAAAAGGATTGTTGCCAAAAGAACCGCTTTATACGATAACCGACGCTGAGAATACCATCAAGCAACTCCACGCAGTCGATTATCGCAACACGTTCGAACCCATCCCCGGTGTAAAGGTCACGCTGTATGACGCCGGGCATATCCTCGGATCATCGGTCATTCTGGTTGAGGCTGAAGGGAAGCGCATTCTCTTCAGCGGCGACCTTGGGCGCAAAAACATGCCAATAATAAGGGACCCCGTAAATGTAGATACGGTTGACTACATGATACTCGAATCGACGTACGGCGGCCGGCAACACGAATCATTTGATAGTATGCAGCAGGAATTAAAGAAGATCATCGAAGAAGCAAAGAAAAAAAGAAGCAAGATGGTGATCCCTGCATTCGCCGTGGAACGCACCCAGCTGCTGGTCACTATATTGAAAAATCTTTATGATGAAGGATGTTTGAAAGATGTTCCAGTTTACGTTGACAGTCCACTCGCGTCAAATGTAACTGAAGTCTTCCGCCGGCATCCAGAATGTTTTGATGCCGAAACCACCAAGATCTTTGCCGAAGGCGACCCGTTCAACTTTCCGAACCTCCATTATGTTGCCGACGCCGAAGAGTCTAAATCACTTAATGACAAAGACGGCCCCATGATCATCATGTCCGCCTCGGGCATGTGTGAGGGCGGGCGGGTAACACATCACCTGATCCACACTATCACGGACGACCGAAATATCATAGTGATCACCGGATTTCAAGCACGTGGCACGCTGGGTAGGAAGATACTCGAACGTATGCCAAAGGTCACGATTTTCCAAGATGAGTTTGAAGTACGAGCGAAGACATATTTCATGGGTGGACTCTCGGCTCATGCGGACGGCGATGACCTAATTGAGTACGTGAAAGCAGCACAAGACAGCCGGCTGAGAAAAGTATTCCTCGTGCATGGTGAGATCGAAGAATCACAAGCATTACAGCAAAGAATACGCGAACTTGGTCTCCAGGCAGATATACCACAAAGCCTTACCACGGTGAGTATCTAA
- the lpxD gene encoding UDP-3-O-(3-hydroxymyristoyl)glucosamine N-acyltransferase, whose protein sequence is MKLADIGGIIHGRVYGNSELIVQNVLPPEDALQSDLTFLFDASVKTGAGVVVSQEEIMGKSGIVVKDIKEAMFLLLNVLAKAEKALGVSAHSVVDAGAAISESCTIEPFAVIRNRARIGARTYIGAQCFIDEGVVVGDNCKIYPNTCIYRHTQIGDFVIIESNTVIGKEGFGYIKRERYERIRHIGGVIIGNYVEIGSGVTVDRGTIGNTVIGEGTKIDSQVHVAHNVRIGRNCIIMGQSGIAGSSRIGNNVIICGQVGISDHLEIADDVIVYAKSGVFKPLKKGMKYSGIPAREHNAVLRAIARLYSETKNG, encoded by the coding sequence GTGAAATTGGCCGACATCGGAGGTATTATTCATGGGAGGGTCTATGGCAACAGTGAACTCATCGTGCAGAATGTATTACCGCCTGAGGATGCTTTACAGTCCGATTTGACCTTTCTTTTCGATGCTTCCGTCAAGACCGGTGCCGGGGTAGTTGTGAGTCAGGAAGAGATCATGGGCAAAAGCGGCATCGTTGTTAAAGACATAAAGGAAGCGATGTTCCTCCTGTTAAACGTCCTGGCTAAGGCGGAAAAAGCTTTGGGCGTATCGGCACATTCGGTAGTCGATGCGGGTGCCGCAATATCAGAATCCTGTACGATTGAACCTTTTGCGGTTATCCGGAATAGAGCACGTATCGGTGCCAGAACCTATATCGGAGCACAATGCTTTATCGATGAAGGCGTTGTGGTCGGTGATAACTGTAAGATATATCCGAATACTTGTATTTACAGGCACACCCAGATTGGTGATTTTGTCATTATAGAATCCAACACGGTGATTGGCAAGGAGGGTTTTGGTTATATCAAGAGAGAACGGTATGAAAGGATCAGGCACATCGGTGGTGTTATTATTGGTAATTATGTGGAGATCGGAAGCGGTGTAACCGTGGATCGGGGAACGATTGGCAATACGGTGATCGGGGAAGGTACGAAGATAGACAGTCAGGTCCATGTCGCGCATAATGTCCGAATCGGTAGGAATTGCATAATCATGGGGCAATCTGGTATTGCTGGGTCTTCAAGGATCGGCAACAATGTCATTATTTGCGGACAGGTAGGGATCAGCGATCACCTGGAGATCGCCGATGATGTCATTGTCTACGCAAAGAGCGGTGTTTTCAAGCCGCTCAAGAAAGGTATGAAATACTCGGGCATACCGGCACGCGAACACAACGCAGTGCTGAGAGCGATCGCGCGTTTGTACAGCGAAACAAAGAATGGCTAA
- the larC gene encoding nickel pincer cofactor biosynthesis protein LarC, translating into MKVLYFDPILGASGDMMLAALIDLGVNRDYLKETLSFIPGAEMKVGRVNRQGVSARTVRFTITRKIGEKQFIPLIKRSKLPSRIKTQAIDIIERIFAAERKVHHTQHLHLHELADADTLLDIVGVLSAIEFLAVEKVFSKPVKAGDGFIKTVEGNMPAFNFATAELLKGFPVHFVPVAAELTTPTGAAILSSVATPAEDLVVSKIERVGLGAGSRTIKDYPNLLRVFLTESHHHFTDECTVIQTNIDDMNPQDYEMLFEKLYSGGAIDVFLTPTIMKRSRPGILLTVLCKGSINHMMDMLFEHTTSIGFRVSNTQRIKFHRQIKKIESPYGKVSIKVIEYGGKKRCSLEYRDLMRIAKTRGKSLGEVRNEIMKLVRKKHVEYIG; encoded by the coding sequence ATGAAGGTGTTATACTTCGATCCGATCCTCGGCGCGAGCGGCGATATGATGCTCGCCGCCTTGATCGACCTCGGTGTAAACCGGGATTACCTGAAAGAGACACTCAGTTTTATACCCGGCGCGGAAATGAAGGTCGGCCGTGTCAATCGTCAGGGTGTTAGCGCGCGCACGGTCAGATTTACAATTACGAGAAAAATCGGAGAAAAGCAATTCATCCCACTCATCAAGAGAAGCAAATTACCCTCACGAATCAAGACTCAGGCCATCGACATCATTGAAAGGATCTTCGCGGCCGAGAGAAAAGTACACCACACGCAGCATCTGCACCTGCACGAACTGGCTGATGCTGATACGCTGCTCGACATCGTCGGCGTGCTCTCGGCGATCGAATTCCTTGCCGTGGAAAAGGTCTTCTCCAAACCAGTAAAGGCTGGTGATGGTTTCATCAAAACTGTCGAGGGTAACATGCCTGCCTTCAACTTCGCGACGGCCGAGCTATTGAAAGGTTTTCCGGTCCACTTCGTGCCCGTCGCTGCCGAGCTGACAACACCTACCGGAGCCGCTATTCTAAGCAGCGTTGCCACACCTGCTGAAGACCTTGTTGTTTCTAAAATTGAGCGAGTGGGTCTGGGCGCAGGATCGAGGACGATCAAGGATTATCCAAACTTACTGCGTGTTTTCCTCACCGAATCTCATCATCATTTTACTGATGAATGCACCGTGATCCAGACTAACATCGACGACATGAACCCACAGGATTATGAAATGCTGTTCGAGAAACTCTACTCAGGCGGAGCGATTGATGTCTTCCTCACGCCTACAATAATGAAACGCTCAAGACCCGGCATTCTTCTGACCGTACTATGTAAAGGCAGCATCAACCACATGATGGATATGCTCTTTGAACACACGACGTCAATAGGTTTCCGGGTGAGCAACACGCAGAGAATCAAGTTCCACCGTCAAATCAAAAAGATCGAATCACCTTATGGTAAAGTAAGCATTAAAGTAATCGAATATGGCGGCAAGAAAAGGTGTTCTCTCGAATATCGCGACCTCATGCGAATCGCGAAGACACGGGGTAAATCACTTGGCGAAGTACGTAATGAGATCATGAAACTTGTCAGAAAAAAGCACGTAGAATACATAGGATGA
- the pyrF gene encoding orotidine-5'-phosphate decarboxylase, which produces MKERLIVSLDMTDSSEIKALVDNLGDRVIYYKIGAIPFTFFGPEIVTYLKKHDKKIMFDLKYHDIPNTVARACDGAIMMEVDLITIHTSGGFSMLEEAVKAVLSGAGQNGREKPKLLGITVLTSIDEAYFNDLFGNVERTLAEQVLFLAQLARSAGLDGAVASPREIVPIRQCCGDDFLIVTPGIRPAGSGVMDDDQARITSPGQAIKAGADYLVVGRPIVKAADPVAAVEAILEEMENGYREIT; this is translated from the coding sequence ATGAAGGAAAGATTGATCGTGTCGCTGGATATGACCGATAGTTCGGAAATAAAGGCGCTGGTCGATAATCTCGGTGACCGTGTGATATATTACAAGATAGGCGCAATACCATTTACTTTCTTCGGTCCAGAAATCGTTACATATTTGAAGAAGCATGACAAGAAGATCATGTTCGACTTGAAATATCATGATATACCAAACACCGTTGCCCGTGCCTGCGACGGGGCGATCATGATGGAGGTTGACCTGATAACGATCCATACAAGTGGTGGGTTCTCCATGTTGGAGGAAGCGGTGAAGGCGGTGCTAAGTGGCGCTGGTCAGAACGGTAGAGAAAAACCAAAGCTACTTGGAATCACCGTACTTACCAGCATTGATGAGGCGTATTTTAATGACCTTTTCGGTAATGTCGAAAGAACCCTTGCCGAGCAGGTGTTATTTCTTGCGCAATTGGCGCGGAGTGCTGGCCTCGACGGTGCCGTGGCATCACCCAGGGAGATAGTGCCCATTCGTCAGTGCTGTGGTGACGATTTCTTGATCGTGACGCCTGGTATCAGACCGGCAGGGAGCGGCGTTATGGATGATGATCAGGCGAGGATCACGTCGCCTGGGCAGGCAATTAAGGCTGGTGCGGATTATCTGGTGGTCGGACGTCCGATCGTCAAGGCGGCAGATCCGGTCGCGGCTGTAGAAGCAATTCTGGAGGAGATGGAAAATGGATATCGAGAAATTACTTAG
- a CDS encoding dihydroorotate dehydrogenase: MKCSIFGVDFKNPVFLASGTFEYGLIYKRVTNKAGAIFTKGITARPRGGNPSPRVYETACGLINSVGLENPGVEIFCKDILPKMRKLKTRIFVNVAGFSVNDFVQIVGEIGTEVDGFELNVSCPNVEGGGVAFGRDPEVCSRVVAEVRKVTKLPVIVKLTANFCDPLVIGRRCVEAGADGISLINTLHAMAFDINKRKVMIKGGLSGPAIKPFALYCVNYLKDLEVPIIGVGGIMSGRDVYEFLLAGASAVEIGSATLRDPYAPLRIIKELESYTG; this comes from the coding sequence TTGAAGTGTAGTATCTTTGGTGTTGATTTCAAGAACCCGGTGTTTCTTGCGTCGGGGACGTTTGAGTATGGCTTGATATACAAGCGTGTTACAAATAAAGCGGGCGCGATCTTCACGAAGGGGATTACGGCGCGGCCCCGCGGTGGTAATCCATCCCCCCGGGTCTATGAAACAGCATGCGGTTTGATAAATTCGGTCGGACTAGAAAACCCCGGAGTCGAGATTTTCTGCAAGGATATCTTACCGAAGATGCGTAAGCTCAAGACTCGGATATTCGTGAACGTGGCCGGGTTCAGCGTGAATGATTTCGTGCAGATTGTTGGCGAGATAGGCACCGAGGTCGACGGTTTCGAACTCAATGTCTCCTGCCCCAATGTTGAAGGAGGGGGAGTCGCGTTTGGTCGTGACCCTGAAGTTTGCTCCCGCGTCGTCGCCGAGGTGCGTAAGGTAACGAAGCTTCCGGTAATAGTGAAGCTGACCGCAAATTTTTGTGACCCGTTGGTTATCGGGAGAAGGTGCGTTGAAGCAGGTGCCGATGGCATATCGCTTATTAATACGCTACATGCCATGGCCTTTGATATCAATAAGAGGAAGGTTATGATAAAGGGAGGACTCTCCGGCCCTGCAATCAAACCGTTTGCTCTATACTGTGTAAATTATTTGAAGGATCTGGAAGTTCCTATCATCGGCGTTGGCGGGATCATGTCAGGTCGTGACGTCTATGAATTTCTGCTAGCCGGTGCTTCTGCAGTTGAGATCGGATCAGCAACGCTGCGCGATCCATACGCACCGCTCAGGATTATCAAGGAACTGGAAAGTTATACGGGTTGA
- a CDS encoding small multi-drug export protein — MNPQDLVSRGLTPEIAVFLTSMLPIIELRGALPLAINVFNINWPKAFLIAYIGNMIPAPFILWLLAPAVRLLSKIRILERFFSWLFDRTRKKSNKMIERYKEIGLMAFVAIPLPGTGAWTGALIAFLFGLDFKKSLLVIAIGVFIAGVIVSSLCLLGWLGAIIAGAGFILLAGLGFWKL; from the coding sequence ATGAATCCGCAAGACCTTGTTTCAAGGGGACTGACCCCAGAAATTGCCGTGTTTCTCACCTCGATGCTTCCGATCATCGAATTACGCGGCGCTTTGCCTCTCGCAATCAACGTATTCAACATCAACTGGCCAAAGGCTTTTCTCATAGCCTATATCGGTAACATGATACCTGCACCGTTCATTCTCTGGCTCCTGGCCCCCGCGGTCCGGCTGCTATCAAAGATAAGAATTCTCGAACGCTTCTTCTCCTGGCTCTTTGACCGCACGCGAAAGAAAAGCAACAAGATGATAGAAAGATACAAGGAAATTGGACTCATGGCATTCGTTGCGATACCGCTGCCAGGCACAGGGGCCTGGACCGGCGCTCTGATCGCATTCCTGTTCGGGCTTGACTTCAAGAAATCACTACTGGTCATAGCTATCGGCGTCTTCATCGCAGGGGTAATAGTGAGCAGCCTGTGCCTGCTCGGATGGCTTGGAGCAATAATAGCCGGTGCAGGTTTCATCCTGCTTGCCGGTCTGGGGTTCTGGAAACTTTAG